CCAGCAGGAACGCGCCGAACAGCGCGTGAATGCCGATCCATTCCGTCGTGAGGGCGGAGAGGAGGAGCGCCACGCACACGAGCGCGAGCGTGCCCTGCGAGAGCTTCTTCTGTCGGGCGTGCCAGCGCACGAGATGCCAGACGAGCGGCCGGACGAGTGTCAGCACCGCGACGATGTAGCCGGCCGTGAGCCCGAGCGTCAGCAGGATGCTGCCGGGCTGGGCGTGCACGACGCCCACGATGAATGCGAGCAGGCACCACGCCGTGACGTCGTCGACCGCGGCACACGCGAGCGCGATGGTCCCGAGCCGGCTCTTGTGCATGCGCCGATCGGTGAGGATGCGTGCGAGCACCGGGAACGCGGTCACGGACATCGAGACGCCCATGAAGAGCGCGAAGACCGTGAAGGGCACGTTGCTCGACGAGAGCTGCGGATAGAGCCAGAGCGCGAGCGTGGCGCCGAGGAGGAAGGGCGCGACGATGCTCGCGTGCGAGATCGCGACGGTCGTGTGGGTTCGCTGGCGGAGGAGCCTCGTGTCGAGCTCGAGGCCGACCACGAACATGTAGAGGATCACGCCGACCTGCGAGAGGACGCCCAGGAACGGCGCGACCGTGGGCGGCAGGACGTACGCCGACACGTCGGGGGCCACGCGACCGAGGAGCGACGGTCCGAGCAGGATCCCCGCGAGCACCTCGCCGATGACGGCCGGCTGGTTCAGGAACTTGAAGAGCGCGCCCACGATGCGGGCGAGGACGATCACGACCACCAGCGCCAGCAGGATGTGGAGCAGGGCGTCGCCTGCCGCGTTCGACATGCCCACTCGCGGTGCGGCGAGCGTGGGGGCGTCAGGTGCGACCAGGTCCTGGCCCGCGTGGCGGATCA
The DNA window shown above is from Candidatus Eisenbacteria bacterium and carries:
- a CDS encoding cation:proton antiporter, yielding MPGQHVQRTKTALAYGAMIAAAIAVFGLIRHAGQDLVAPDAPTLAAPRVGMSNAAGDALLHILLALVVVIVLARIVGALFKFLNQPAVIGEVLAGILLGPSLLGRVAPDVSAYVLPPTVAPFLGVLSQVGVILYMFVVGLELDTRLLRQRTHTTVAISHASIVAPFLLGATLALWLYPQLSSSNVPFTVFALFMGVSMSVTAFPVLARILTDRRMHKSRLGTIALACAAVDDVTAWCLLAFIVGVVHAQPGSILLTLGLTAGYIVAVLTLVRPLVWHLVRWHARQKKLSQGTLALVCVALLLSALTTEWIGIHALFGAFLLGACVPHDSALARDLLEKLEDVVVVLLLPAFFAFTGMRTQIGLVSGLEQWLVCATIIFVASLGKFGGTAVAARLTGLDWLQASSLGILMNTRGLMELIVLNIGLDLGVLSPTLFAMFVIMALVTTLATTPVLHALTLREATRESVWSGEAAKS